Proteins from one Embleya scabrispora genomic window:
- a CDS encoding GNAT family N-acetyltransferase, translating to MGDSVVRELHELDEFREVERLYDEIWPHAAGHGRVLTVELMRALDHAGNYVAGAYRDGRLVGASVAFFGAPIGETLHSHATGAVAGSGVGFALKRHQREWALARGLRRITWTFDPLVRRNAYFNLVKLGARPEQYLPNFYGDDMVDTVNGGDRSDRVLAVWRLHDPLVRAAVGEAEPAERGADSGVRAEAALVERDGRPVSVRTDAEVVRVAVPADIEAMRRTDPEAAGAWRSALREVLGGLLDAGARVLDFDREAGYLVARRL from the coding sequence ATGGGCGATTCGGTGGTGCGCGAACTGCACGAACTCGACGAGTTCCGGGAGGTCGAGCGGCTGTACGACGAGATCTGGCCGCACGCCGCGGGACACGGCCGGGTGCTGACCGTCGAGCTGATGCGGGCACTGGACCATGCCGGCAACTACGTGGCCGGGGCGTACCGCGACGGCCGGCTCGTCGGCGCGAGCGTGGCCTTCTTCGGCGCGCCGATCGGCGAGACGCTGCACTCGCACGCGACCGGCGCCGTGGCCGGGTCCGGGGTGGGCTTCGCGCTCAAGCGGCACCAGCGGGAATGGGCGCTCGCGCGCGGGCTGCGCCGGATCACCTGGACGTTCGACCCGCTGGTGCGCCGCAACGCCTACTTCAACCTGGTCAAGCTGGGCGCGCGGCCGGAGCAGTACCTGCCGAACTTCTACGGCGACGACATGGTCGACACGGTCAACGGCGGGGATCGCAGCGACCGGGTGTTGGCGGTGTGGCGGTTGCACGACCCCCTGGTGCGGGCGGCCGTGGGGGAGGCGGAGCCGGCGGAGCGGGGCGCGGATTCGGGTGTGCGGGCCGAGGCGGCCCTGGTGGAGCGGGACGGCCGCCCGGTGTCGGTGCGGACGGACGCCGAGGTGGTTCGGGTCGCGGTGCCCGCCGACATCGAGGCGATGCGCCGGACCGACCCCGAGGCGGCCGGAGCCTGGCGGTCGGCGCTGCGCGAGGTGCTGGGCGGGCTGCTCGACGCCGGGGCGCGGGTGCTCGACTTCGACCGGGAGGCCGGCTACCTGGTGGCGCGCCGGTTGTGA
- a CDS encoding indolepyruvate ferredoxin oxidoreductase family protein, producing MRADQASPSVSLDDKYTADQGRVLISGVQALIRLTLEQRRLDTERGLDTRVFVSGYQGSPLGGVDLEMGRAKRFLDPAGVVFQAGLNEELAATAVAGTQLVDQTPGARHAGVTGFWYGKNPGLDRAADAIRHATMAGTAPLGGAVAWIGDDPGSKSSTVPSSCEPMMESLSMPLLAPGTIGEIVEFGLHAVAMSRACGLWTGLKIVADIADASTTVDVSGWGKDIPVPAATKRGTLPTLVGPAALDAEHDLITRRLDLARAYAREHGLNKVVHDTPDARLGVLAAGVSFSVVRRALADLGLTDDAPDIRLIRIGMPFPLDDAELAELTDGLDEVLVVEDKVPFLEARLKEALYRRPNAPRIVGRRDDTGRPLLTARGTLGADDVARAIAARLGADRLPESAGAYLATLAPKRRARIALPMLASRTPYFCSGCPHNASTRTSDDTLVGVGIGCHVMIALDGKGRGHQLGLTQMGGEGAQWIGLAPFTDDKHFVQNLGDGTFHHSGSLAIRAAVAAGTKMTYKLLYNDAVAMTGGQKAEGRLDVPALTRLLAVEGVRRVVVTTDDPRGYRGVRLDPIASVRHRDELQDVERELSALDGVTVLIHDDRCAAEERRLRKRGQLPTPAEKVVINERVCEGCGDCGDKSSCLSVQPVDTEFGRKTHIHQGSCNSDFSCLNGDCPSFLLVEPGTRKARAIPDLPLEPALPEPRFGADDLLVRMPGIGGTGVVTVSSILQMAAHMDGLYAAGLEQTGLAQKGGPVVSDLRVSTRPITGALRASRSGADVLIGFDLLGAAAESNLATADPERTVAVVNTAIVPTAAMVTNQIALPGSPTETLERIDTATRRADNLYVDALGLSEALFADHMPANMILVGAAFQHGCLPLSAAAIERAITLNGAAVDKNLAAFRWGRALAVDPAAVLAAAVVAPPLAVVRVDAASVALADRSGGDAALREVLGTRIADLTEYQDAAYARRYADDVRAIRTLAVERAGAVGGERVAVAYAKALHHLMAYKDEYEVARLHLDPVEQARRDAEFGPDAAVSVLLHPPVLRYLGMKRKIRLRRTAVPAFKALRAARGLRGTRWDVFGYAEVRRVERELVAEYRTSVRTGLRELTADNVDAMIALVALPETIRGYEDIKLARVAEYRAATRAALAALAAPAAVAAAAGPPLVPAN from the coding sequence GTGCGCGCAGATCAGGCTTCTCCGTCGGTTTCGTTGGACGACAAGTACACCGCCGACCAGGGCCGCGTGCTGATCTCGGGCGTACAGGCGCTCATCCGCCTGACCCTCGAGCAACGTCGGCTCGACACCGAGCGCGGACTGGACACCCGGGTCTTCGTCAGCGGCTATCAGGGCTCGCCGCTGGGCGGTGTCGACCTGGAGATGGGGCGCGCGAAGCGGTTCCTGGACCCGGCCGGGGTGGTGTTCCAGGCCGGACTCAACGAGGAGCTGGCCGCGACCGCCGTGGCCGGGACCCAGCTGGTCGACCAGACGCCGGGCGCCCGGCACGCCGGGGTGACCGGGTTCTGGTACGGCAAGAACCCGGGCCTGGACCGCGCCGCCGACGCGATTCGGCACGCCACGATGGCCGGCACCGCACCCCTCGGCGGCGCCGTCGCGTGGATCGGCGACGACCCCGGCAGCAAGTCGTCGACGGTGCCCAGCTCGTGCGAGCCGATGATGGAAAGCCTGTCGATGCCGCTGCTCGCCCCCGGCACGATCGGCGAGATCGTCGAGTTCGGGCTGCACGCGGTGGCCATGTCACGCGCCTGCGGCCTGTGGACGGGCCTGAAGATCGTCGCCGACATCGCCGACGCGTCGACCACGGTGGACGTGTCGGGGTGGGGCAAGGACATCCCCGTCCCGGCCGCGACCAAGCGCGGCACGCTGCCGACCCTGGTCGGTCCGGCCGCGCTCGACGCCGAGCACGACCTGATCACCCGCCGGCTCGACCTGGCCCGCGCGTACGCCCGCGAGCACGGCCTGAACAAGGTCGTGCACGACACCCCCGACGCCCGGTTGGGCGTCCTCGCCGCCGGCGTGTCGTTCTCGGTGGTCCGCCGCGCGCTGGCCGACCTCGGTCTGACCGACGACGCCCCGGACATCCGGCTGATCCGCATCGGCATGCCGTTCCCGCTGGACGACGCGGAACTCGCCGAGCTGACCGACGGCCTGGACGAGGTCCTGGTGGTCGAGGACAAGGTGCCGTTCCTGGAGGCCCGGCTCAAGGAGGCGCTGTACCGCCGCCCGAACGCGCCGCGCATCGTGGGTCGGCGCGACGACACCGGCCGTCCACTGCTCACCGCGCGCGGCACGCTCGGCGCGGACGACGTGGCCCGCGCGATCGCCGCCCGGCTCGGCGCGGACCGGCTGCCCGAGTCCGCCGGCGCCTACCTCGCCACGCTCGCCCCCAAGCGCCGTGCCCGGATCGCGCTGCCGATGCTGGCCTCGCGCACCCCGTACTTCTGTTCCGGCTGTCCGCACAACGCCTCGACCCGCACCTCCGACGACACCCTGGTCGGCGTCGGCATCGGCTGCCACGTGATGATCGCGCTCGACGGGAAGGGCCGCGGGCACCAGCTCGGGCTGACCCAGATGGGCGGCGAGGGCGCTCAGTGGATCGGCCTGGCGCCGTTCACCGACGACAAGCACTTCGTGCAAAACCTCGGCGACGGCACCTTCCACCACTCGGGCTCGCTGGCGATCCGCGCCGCCGTCGCGGCCGGCACCAAGATGACCTACAAGCTGCTGTACAACGACGCGGTCGCGATGACGGGCGGCCAGAAGGCCGAAGGCCGGTTGGACGTACCGGCGTTGACCCGACTGCTCGCGGTCGAGGGAGTGCGCCGGGTGGTGGTCACCACCGACGACCCGCGCGGCTACCGGGGAGTTCGGCTCGACCCGATCGCGAGCGTCCGGCACCGCGACGAACTCCAGGACGTCGAGCGCGAGTTGTCCGCGCTCGACGGGGTCACCGTGCTGATCCACGACGACCGCTGCGCGGCCGAGGAGCGCCGACTGCGCAAGCGCGGGCAGTTGCCGACCCCGGCCGAGAAGGTCGTGATCAACGAGCGCGTGTGTGAGGGGTGCGGCGACTGCGGCGACAAGTCGTCGTGCCTGTCGGTGCAGCCCGTGGACACCGAGTTCGGCCGCAAGACGCACATCCACCAGGGTTCGTGCAACTCCGACTTCAGTTGCCTGAACGGCGACTGTCCGTCCTTCCTGCTGGTCGAGCCGGGCACCCGCAAGGCTCGGGCGATACCGGACCTGCCGCTCGAACCCGCTCTGCCCGAGCCCCGGTTCGGCGCGGACGACCTGCTGGTGCGGATGCCCGGCATCGGCGGCACCGGCGTGGTCACGGTCTCGTCGATCCTGCAGATGGCCGCCCACATGGACGGGCTGTACGCGGCGGGCCTGGAGCAGACCGGCCTGGCCCAAAAGGGCGGACCGGTGGTGTCCGACCTGCGCGTGTCCACCCGGCCGATCACCGGCGCGCTGCGCGCCTCGCGGTCCGGCGCCGACGTGCTGATCGGCTTCGACCTGCTCGGCGCGGCGGCGGAGAGCAACCTGGCCACCGCCGACCCGGAGCGCACCGTCGCCGTGGTCAACACCGCGATCGTGCCGACCGCCGCGATGGTCACCAACCAGATCGCGCTGCCCGGTTCGCCGACCGAGACGCTGGAGCGGATCGACACCGCGACCCGGCGGGCCGACAACCTGTACGTGGACGCGCTCGGGTTGTCCGAGGCGCTGTTCGCCGACCACATGCCGGCCAACATGATCCTGGTCGGCGCCGCGTTCCAGCACGGCTGCCTGCCGCTGAGCGCGGCGGCGATCGAGCGGGCGATCACGCTCAACGGCGCGGCGGTGGACAAGAACCTGGCGGCGTTCCGGTGGGGTCGGGCGCTGGCCGTGGACCCGGCCGCGGTACTGGCCGCGGCCGTCGTCGCGCCGCCGCTCGCGGTGGTCCGGGTGGACGCGGCCTCGGTGGCCCTGGCCGATCGCTCCGGCGGCGACGCCGCGCTGCGCGAGGTGCTCGGCACCCGGATCGCCGATCTGACGGAGTACCAGGACGCGGCCTACGCCCGCCGCTACGCCGACGACGTGCGCGCGATCCGGACCCTGGCGGTCGAACGGGCGGGTGCCGTAGGCGGTGAGCGGGTGGCGGTGGCCTATGCGAAGGCGCTGCATCACCTGATGGCCTACAAGGACGAGTACGAGGTGGCCCGCCTGCACCTCGACCCGGTCGAACAGGCCCGGCGCGACGCCGAGTTCGGCCCCGATGCGGCAGTCTCCGTGCTGCTGCACCCGCCGGTGCTGCGCTACCTCGGCATGAAGCGCAAGATCCGGCTGCGGCGCACGGCGGTGCCGGCCTTCAAGGCGCTGCGCGCGGCGCGCGGCCTGCGCGGTACCCGCTGGGATGTGTTCGGCTACGCCGAGGTGCGTCGGGTCGAGCGCGAACTGGTCGCCGAATACCGGACGTCGGTCCGTACCGGGCTGCGCGAGCTGACCGCCGACAACGTCGACGCGATGATCGCCCTGGTGGCGCTGCCCGAGACGATCCGGGGCTACGAGGACATCAAGCTCGCCCGGGTCGCCGAGTATCGCGCCGCGACGCGCGCCGCCCTGGCCGCACTCGCCGCGCCCGCCGCGGTCGCCGCCGCGGCCGGCCCGCCGCTGGTCCCGGCGAACTGA
- a CDS encoding acyl-CoA dehydrogenase family protein → MTVDRLLPTRDAEDLLDLTRTVADRELAPVAARHEREESYPEGLFAVLGEVGLLGLPYPEEEGGGGQPYEVYLQVLEELAARWAAVAVATSVHTLACFPVATYGSAEQRERWLPDMLEGRLIGGYSLSEPHAGSDAAAIVCKARPIADGYRITGTKAWITHGGKADFYALFARTGEGGRGISCFLAPGEAEGLAFGRPEAKMGLNAVPTTSAFWDGAVLDRDRLIGAEGQGLAIALSALDSGRLGIAACATGLAQAALDAAVEYANERTTFGRRIVDHQGLGFLLADMAAAVDSARATYLDAARRRDLGRPYSRQASVAKLIATDAAMKVTTDAVQVFGGAGYTREFPVERYMREAKIMQIFEGTNQIQRMVIARSFTHPEK, encoded by the coding sequence GTGACCGTCGACCGCCTCCTGCCCACCCGGGACGCCGAGGACCTGCTCGACCTCACCCGTACCGTCGCCGACCGCGAACTGGCGCCCGTGGCCGCCCGGCACGAGCGCGAGGAGTCGTACCCGGAAGGGTTGTTCGCCGTCCTGGGCGAGGTCGGCCTGCTCGGCCTGCCCTACCCGGAGGAGGAGGGCGGCGGCGGTCAGCCGTACGAGGTCTATCTCCAGGTGTTGGAGGAGTTGGCCGCGCGCTGGGCGGCGGTCGCGGTGGCCACGAGTGTGCACACGCTGGCCTGCTTCCCGGTGGCCACGTACGGCTCGGCCGAGCAGCGGGAGCGCTGGTTGCCCGACATGTTGGAGGGCCGCCTGATCGGCGGCTACAGCCTGTCCGAGCCGCACGCGGGCTCCGACGCCGCCGCGATCGTGTGCAAGGCGCGGCCGATCGCCGACGGGTACCGGATCACCGGCACCAAGGCGTGGATCACGCACGGCGGAAAGGCCGACTTCTACGCCCTGTTCGCCCGTACCGGCGAGGGCGGCCGGGGCATCTCGTGCTTCCTGGCGCCGGGCGAGGCGGAGGGGCTGGCCTTCGGTCGGCCCGAGGCGAAGATGGGTCTGAACGCGGTCCCGACGACCAGCGCGTTCTGGGACGGCGCGGTCCTGGACCGGGATAGGTTGATCGGCGCGGAGGGCCAGGGCCTGGCGATCGCGCTCAGCGCCCTGGACTCGGGCCGCCTGGGCATCGCGGCCTGCGCGACGGGTCTGGCCCAGGCCGCCCTGGACGCCGCCGTCGAATACGCCAACGAGCGCACCACGTTCGGCCGCCGCATCGTCGACCACCAGGGCCTGGGCTTCCTCCTGGCCGACATGGCCGCCGCCGTCGACTCGGCCCGCGCCACCTACCTGGACGCGGCCCGCCGCCGCGATCTGGGCCGCCCGTACAGCCGCCAGGCCAGCGTGGCCAAGCTGATCGCCACCGACGCGGCGATGAAGGTCACCACGGACGCGGTCCAGGTCTTCGGCGGCGCGGGCTACACACGGGAGTTCCCGGTCGAGCGCTACATGCGCGAGGCGAAGATCATGCAGATCTTCGAGGGCACCAACCAGATCCAACGCATGGTCATCGCCCGGAGCTTCACCCACCCGGAGAAGTAG
- the ligD gene encoding non-homologous end-joining DNA ligase, translated as MAGHDHVHAALPEIAPMLATAAPLPGEGYELDWGFEVKWDGARTVAYCAGDGGLRLLARDGSDVTRVYPELAGLGEQHGQRQAVLDGEIVVLDDRGRPDYARLRRRMGVVNPRKAARLTIEAPVHLMLFDVMYLDGRPLLHTQYRERRMLLTGLDAAGPRWSTPEWIEGDARRAWATSLHQGHEGVVAKRLASEYQPGRRSPDWIKTKHVETHDVLIGGWIEGRGELRGLPGALLVGVAAPDGLRYVGTVEDGPTLAERGELGEYLGALARADSPFAGMVDVPGAQWVDPRLAAEVTASGWTPEGRLRHPAWQRLRPDLPGG; from the coding sequence ATGGCCGGTCACGATCATGTTCATGCCGCGTTGCCCGAGATTGCGCCGATGCTGGCCACCGCGGCGCCGCTGCCGGGGGAGGGATACGAGCTCGACTGGGGCTTCGAGGTCAAGTGGGACGGGGCCCGTACGGTGGCGTACTGCGCGGGGGACGGGGGACTGCGCCTGCTGGCGCGCGACGGGTCGGACGTGACCCGGGTGTACCCGGAATTGGCCGGCCTGGGCGAACAGCACGGACAGCGCCAGGCGGTGCTGGACGGCGAGATCGTGGTCCTGGACGACCGGGGGCGCCCCGACTACGCGCGACTGCGCCGGCGCATGGGCGTGGTGAATCCGCGCAAGGCGGCCCGGCTGACCATCGAGGCGCCGGTGCACCTGATGTTGTTCGACGTCATGTATCTGGACGGCCGGCCGCTGCTGCACACCCAGTACCGCGAACGGCGGATGTTGCTGACCGGGCTCGATGCGGCGGGCCCGCGCTGGTCCACCCCCGAGTGGATCGAGGGCGACGCGCGGCGCGCCTGGGCGACCAGCCTGCACCAGGGCCACGAGGGCGTCGTCGCCAAGCGCCTGGCCTCCGAGTACCAACCCGGACGGCGCTCCCCGGACTGGATCAAGACCAAGCACGTGGAGACCCACGACGTGCTGATCGGCGGCTGGATCGAGGGCCGGGGCGAGCTGCGGGGCCTGCCGGGGGCGTTGCTGGTCGGCGTCGCCGCACCCGACGGGCTGCGCTACGTCGGTACGGTCGAGGACGGTCCGACCCTGGCCGAGCGCGGTGAACTCGGCGAATACCTGGGCGCGCTGGCCCGCGCCGACTCGCCGTTCGCGGGGATGGTCGACGTGCCCGGCGCCCAGTGGGTCGACCCCCGGCTGGCCGCCGAGGTCACCGCCTCGGGCTGGACCCCGGAGGGCCGCCTGCGCCACCCGGCATGGCAACGCCTGCGCCCGGACCTGCCGGGCGGGTAG
- a CDS encoding thioesterase II family protein — MSTASSVSDTWIRRFHPAADQVPRLVALPHAGGSASFWFPLSAALKERVEVLGVQYPGRQDRRAEPLVDDIDTLAERITEALDPWLDERLPLVLFGHSMGAVLGFEVARRLRVPPAALIVSGRRAPDRQREERLHRLDDAGLAAELRSMSGTDASLLANDEVLQMVLPALRADYRAIETYRCTPGAPLECPITVLIGDQDPKVTLDEATAWRDHTNGTFALHTFTGGHFYLTEHQAAVTARITEAIDAATGRG, encoded by the coding sequence ATGAGTACCGCCTCGTCCGTATCGGACACCTGGATCCGCCGGTTCCATCCGGCCGCCGATCAGGTGCCGCGCCTGGTCGCCCTGCCGCACGCGGGCGGCTCGGCGAGCTTCTGGTTCCCGCTGTCGGCGGCGCTCAAGGAACGCGTCGAGGTGCTGGGCGTGCAGTATCCGGGGCGCCAGGACCGGCGCGCCGAACCGCTCGTCGACGACATCGACACCCTGGCCGAGCGCATCACCGAGGCCCTGGATCCGTGGCTGGACGAGCGGCTTCCGCTGGTCCTGTTCGGACACAGCATGGGCGCGGTCCTCGGCTTCGAGGTGGCCCGGCGCCTGCGGGTCCCGCCCGCCGCGTTGATCGTGTCCGGGCGCCGGGCCCCGGACCGGCAGCGCGAGGAGCGGCTGCACCGGCTCGACGACGCGGGCCTCGCCGCCGAGCTGCGCTCGATGAGCGGCACGGACGCGAGTCTGCTGGCGAACGACGAGGTGCTGCAGATGGTGCTGCCGGCGCTGCGGGCCGACTACCGCGCCATCGAGACGTACCGGTGCACCCCCGGCGCGCCGCTGGAGTGCCCGATCACCGTGCTGATCGGCGACCAGGATCCGAAGGTCACCCTGGATGAGGCCACGGCCTGGCGCGACCACACGAACGGCACGTTCGCGCTGCACACCTTCACCGGCGGCCACTTCTATCTGACCGAGCACCAGGCGGCGGTCACCGCGCGCATCACGGAGGCGATCGACGCGGCGACCGGACGGGGATAG
- a CDS encoding AfsR/SARP family transcriptional regulator — MRYEILGPVRIVDGATPRTIAAPKPETLLSALLARRDQLLTVDQIVAEIWTDAGPQRAKSTVHVYVSRLRAILGAPGPARTGPLATCAGGYMLHTGADRLDADAFHGLVERGRAGARAGRYSEAAEVYTSALDLWRGPAYAGVSLGPIVRAHAARLEASRLECLELLVEANLALGRHRETVARLYALTGEYPLHENFARHLMVALYHCGRRGDALAVYRDTRTALRELLGLEPSRALREIQHAVLTGAEPLGARRDSMAG, encoded by the coding sequence TTGCGGTACGAGATTCTCGGCCCCGTGCGGATCGTCGACGGCGCAACGCCGCGCACGATCGCGGCGCCCAAGCCGGAAACCCTCCTCTCCGCCCTGCTCGCGCGGCGGGACCAACTGCTGACGGTCGACCAGATCGTCGCCGAGATCTGGACCGACGCCGGGCCGCAGCGGGCGAAGTCGACGGTGCACGTGTACGTTTCCCGGCTGCGGGCGATCCTCGGCGCGCCGGGACCGGCCCGCACCGGCCCGCTGGCCACCTGCGCCGGCGGCTACATGCTGCACACCGGTGCGGACCGGCTCGACGCCGACGCCTTCCACGGCCTGGTCGAACGTGGCCGCGCGGGTGCGCGGGCCGGCCGATACTCCGAGGCGGCCGAGGTGTACACGAGCGCGCTCGACCTGTGGCGCGGACCCGCCTACGCGGGCGTGAGCCTCGGGCCGATCGTCCGGGCGCACGCCGCGCGGTTGGAGGCATCCCGGCTGGAGTGCCTGGAACTGCTGGTGGAGGCGAACCTCGCGCTCGGCCGGCACCGGGAGACCGTGGCCCGGCTGTACGCGCTGACCGGCGAGTACCCGCTGCACGAGAACTTCGCACGGCACCTGATGGTCGCGCTGTACCACTGCGGCCGACGCGGCGACGCGCTCGCGGTCTACCGCGACACCCGCACCGCGCTGCGCGAACTGCTGGGCCTGGAACCGTCCCGGGCGCTGCGCGAGATCCAGCACGCGGTGCTCACCGGGGCCGAACCGCTGGGCGCGCGCAGGGACTCGATGGCAGGCTGA
- a CDS encoding metallophosphoesterase family protein: MSTARSPERALYAVSDLHSAIPSNRRLVEGIRPGHDEDWLLVAGDVAEHVEETAATLRLLAERFARVIWVPGNHELWSTNDDPVQLRGEERYRHLVAMCGELGVLTPEDPFPVWDGPGETVTVAPMFVLYDYTWWPPGAATRQQALDAAYEAGVVCSDEFMLHPDPYPTRGDWCRARVAYTEDRLVAAADPAAPFLMVNHFPLVRQPTDVLWYPEFAQWCGTDLTADWHRRFPTAAVVYGHLHIPRTTWYDGVRFEEVSLGYPRERKNGLRRPIPRRILPAEVAGSAGADRSGQSAGAR, encoded by the coding sequence ATGAGCACTGCCCGTTCGCCCGAGCGCGCCCTGTACGCCGTCAGCGACCTGCATTCCGCCATTCCCTCCAATCGCAGACTCGTCGAGGGCATCCGGCCGGGGCACGACGAGGACTGGCTCCTGGTCGCGGGCGACGTGGCCGAGCATGTCGAGGAGACCGCCGCGACCCTGCGCCTGCTCGCCGAGCGCTTCGCCCGGGTGATCTGGGTGCCGGGCAACCACGAGTTGTGGTCCACCAACGACGACCCGGTGCAACTGCGCGGCGAGGAGCGCTACCGGCATCTCGTGGCGATGTGCGGGGAGTTGGGAGTGCTGACCCCCGAGGACCCGTTCCCGGTCTGGGACGGGCCGGGCGAAACCGTCACCGTGGCGCCGATGTTCGTGCTCTACGACTACACGTGGTGGCCGCCCGGCGCGGCCACGCGGCAGCAGGCGTTGGACGCCGCGTACGAGGCCGGCGTGGTGTGCAGCGACGAGTTCATGCTGCACCCGGATCCGTACCCGACCCGCGGCGACTGGTGCCGGGCCCGGGTGGCGTACACCGAGGACCGGCTCGTGGCGGCGGCCGATCCGGCGGCGCCGTTCCTGATGGTCAACCACTTCCCGCTGGTCCGGCAGCCCACGGACGTGCTGTGGTATCCGGAGTTCGCCCAGTGGTGCGGCACCGACCTGACCGCCGACTGGCATCGGCGTTTCCCGACCGCCGCCGTGGTGTACGGCCACCTGCACATCCCGCGCACCACCTGGTACGACGGGGTGCGCTTCGAGGAGGTCTCGCTCGGCTATCCGCGCGAGCGCAAGAACGGGCTGCGCAGGCCGATTCCGCGCCGGATCCTGCCGGCCGAGGTCGCCGGGAGCGCCGGAGCCGACCGTTCGGGGCAATCGGCGGGTGCCCGATGA
- a CDS encoding 4'-phosphopantetheinyl transferase family protein, which produces MIDGILPPEVFAEECFDDPDGPPLYPAEEALLANAVDKRRREFTTVRRCARRALARMGVPAAPLLPGLRGAPGWPTGVVGSMTHCDGYRAAVVADAAAVLTLGIDAEPAGPLPEGVLEAVASETERKHLRELAADRPEIAWDRLLFSAKESVYKAWFPLTSRWLDFAEAELEFDPAAGTFDAQLLIEDRPLDGFAGRWRVDLGLAVTAIVVKHGH; this is translated from the coding sequence ATGATCGACGGCATCCTGCCGCCCGAGGTGTTCGCCGAGGAGTGCTTCGACGACCCCGACGGGCCGCCGCTGTACCCGGCCGAGGAGGCGCTGCTCGCGAACGCGGTGGACAAGCGGCGCCGTGAGTTCACCACCGTCCGACGGTGCGCGCGGCGGGCGTTGGCCCGGATGGGCGTGCCGGCCGCTCCCTTGTTGCCGGGGTTGCGCGGCGCCCCCGGTTGGCCGACGGGCGTGGTCGGCAGCATGACGCACTGCGACGGGTATCGGGCCGCGGTGGTCGCGGATGCCGCCGCGGTGCTGACCCTCGGCATCGACGCGGAGCCGGCGGGGCCGCTGCCCGAAGGCGTCCTGGAGGCGGTCGCGTCCGAGACCGAGCGGAAACACCTGCGCGAGCTGGCCGCCGATCGGCCGGAGATCGCATGGGACCGGCTTCTGTTCAGCGCCAAGGAGTCCGTCTACAAGGCGTGGTTCCCGCTCACCTCGCGCTGGCTGGACTTCGCCGAGGCCGAACTCGAATTCGACCCGGCGGCGGGCACGTTCGACGCCCAACTGCTGATCGAGGATCGACCGCTGGACGGCTTCGCGGGACGGTGGCGGGTGGACCTGGGCCTCGCGGTGACGGCGATCGTGGTCAAGCACGGCCACTGA
- a CDS encoding nuclear transport factor 2 family protein, protein MTGAPALSAADVAEIHDTLAQFAHVFDNDEVADLHRVFTDNAVIENTIGAGYTIEGIASARQFTGRRSPDTPDHQTLDTVLLVDAGGTVRARSRYIATLIDGEVHGGDYYDILERTPRGWRIRYRVSVPRHPILDAVELPAEFAEAWRPTAENLARFTRS, encoded by the coding sequence GTGACCGGCGCACCCGCGCTGAGCGCGGCGGACGTCGCGGAGATCCACGACACCCTCGCGCAGTTCGCGCACGTCTTCGACAACGACGAAGTCGCCGACCTGCACCGGGTGTTCACGGACAACGCAGTGATCGAGAACACCATCGGCGCCGGCTACACCATCGAAGGGATCGCCTCGGCGCGGCAGTTCACCGGCCGACGCAGCCCGGACACCCCCGACCACCAGACGCTCGACACCGTGCTCCTGGTGGACGCGGGCGGCACGGTCCGGGCCCGCAGCCGATACATCGCGACGCTGATCGACGGCGAGGTACACGGCGGCGACTACTACGACATCCTCGAACGGACGCCGCGCGGCTGGCGGATCAGGTATCGGGTCTCGGTACCGAGGCATCCGATCCTGGACGCCGTCGAACTGCCGGCGGAGTTCGCCGAGGCGTGGCGGCCCACGGCGGAGAACCTGGCGCGATTCACGCGGAGTTGA
- a CDS encoding nuclear transport factor 2 family protein, translating into MTKVLTPVDLAEIHRTLALFAHVFDNGDVDGLGLVFTEDVVVEIGLGPKRAFHGIAEFAEYTRSKSAATPDHHTVNTTVEVDEHGQVQTRSRYIGINPAGRITGGEFLDILRKTPAGWRIAYRLSLPRAPREAGAGVARVGFPLAVRLAEVVAP; encoded by the coding sequence ATGACGAAGGTATTGACGCCGGTGGACCTCGCCGAGATCCACCGCACGCTCGCCCTGTTCGCGCACGTCTTCGACAACGGTGACGTGGACGGACTCGGCCTCGTGTTCACCGAGGACGTCGTGGTCGAGATCGGCCTCGGACCCAAGCGGGCCTTCCACGGCATCGCCGAGTTCGCCGAGTACACCCGGAGCAAGAGCGCCGCGACACCCGACCATCACACGGTGAACACGACCGTCGAGGTGGACGAGCACGGCCAGGTCCAGACGCGCAGCCGCTACATCGGGATCAACCCGGCCGGTCGTATCACCGGCGGCGAATTCCTGGACATCCTCCGGAAGACCCCGGCCGGCTGGCGGATCGCCTATCGGCTGAGCCTGCCGCGCGCTCCCCGCGAGGCCGGGGCGGGCGTGGCCCGGGTCGGCTTCCCGCTTGCGGTCCGGCTCGCCGAGGTGGTCGCGCCGTGA